A stretch of the Synergistaceae bacterium genome encodes the following:
- a CDS encoding helix-turn-helix transcriptional regulator yields MSIIVNLDVMLAKRKMMLKELSEQVGVSTVNLSILKQGKGKAIRFSTLEAICKALDCQPGDILEYVEGESGD; encoded by the coding sequence TAAATCTTGATGTAATGTTAGCCAAAAGGAAGATGATGTTGAAGGAGCTATCCGAGCAGGTTGGTGTATCAACAGTAAATCTATCAATATTGAAACAAGGGAAAGGCAAGGCAATTCGGTTTTCTACCTTAGAGGCAATTTGTAAAGCTTTAGATTGTCAACCTGGCGATATATTGGAATATGTGGAGGGGGAGAGTGGCGACTGA